Proteins found in one Leptidea sinapis chromosome 23, ilLepSina1.1, whole genome shotgun sequence genomic segment:
- the LOC126971429 gene encoding homeobox protein invected-like isoform X1, translated as MAAVSVHLQDRMNIHDSEDEQPFSPNTRDTTSPDCPDEEKERQLHSSSFSIHNVLKKERESNSPENVFSTDKLLQSTPNYEESRNSESVSPRLDEDEQNDRAEISIDEHSCCSDDTVLSVGNEAPVSSFDKSSDPQGLTSFRHIQTHLNAISQLSQNLTINQPLLLRPNPINPNPLMFINQPLLFQNPLLNQVDLKSNVPRLSLPQNNIINPQFGVNYALRTRTDENRRYNCVKSPENDSDRDFINQSLKFSIDNILKADFGRRITDPLNKRKTLKTRHEVKSVPVKEMVSVQKELEARVPEVKPSEKGAIDLSKSDDSNPASSVGNSSSDGPMVWPAWVYCTRYSDRPSSGRSKYPEMAWEVCFTIKYIYDVKI; from the exons atggcGGCCGTCTCCGTTCATTTACAAGATCGTATGAACATCCACGACAGCGAAGATGAGCAACCGTTCTCGCCAAACACGAGAGATACGACAAGCCCGGACTGTCCGGACGAAGAGAAAGAAAGACAACTACATTCATCTTCTTTCTCCATTCATAACGTCCTCAAAAAAGAACGAGAAAGCAATAGTCCCGAAAACGTCTTCTCTACTGATAAATTGCTACAAAGCACACCAAATTATGAAGAATCTAGAAACTCTGAAAGTGTTAGTCCAAGATTAGATGAAGATGAACAGAATGATAGAGCAGAAATTAGTATAGATGAACATTCGTGTTGTAGTGATGATACTGTCCTCTCAGTAGGCAACGAAGCACCTGTGTCTAGTTTTGATAAGTCCTCTGATCCACAAGGGCTTACATCATTTAGGCATATACAAACCCATTTGAACGCTATCTCACAGTTAAGTcaaaacttaacaataaatCAGCCACTACTTCTCCGACCAAATCCAATTAACCCAAACCCACTCATGTTTATAAATCAGCCATTATTATTCCAAAACCCTTTGCTAAATCAAGTTGATCTCAAATCCAACGTACCTAGACTATCATTACCTCAGAACAATATAATTAACCCGCAGTTTGGAGTAAACTACGCACTACGTACAAGAACAGATGAAAATCGACGATACAACTGTGTTAAATCACCAGAGAATGACTCTGACCGGGATTTTATAAACCAGAGTTTAAAGTtcagtatagataatatattaaaagctGATTTTGGTAGAAGAATAACTGATCCTTTGAACAAGCGTAAGACATTGAAAACACGGCATGAAGTAAAGAGTGTTCCTGTTAAGGAAATGGTGAGTGTGCAAAAAGAATTAGAAGCTAGAGTTCCCGAAGTCAAGCCTAGTGAAAAAGGGGCGATTGATTTATCCAAATCAGATGATAGTAATCCAGCCTCAAGCGTAG GCAATAGTAGCAGTGATGGGCCCATGGTGTGGCCAGCCTGGGTGTACTGCACGAGGTACAGCGACAGACCAAGCTCTG
- the LOC126971429 gene encoding homeobox protein invected-like isoform X2 has product MAAVSVHLQDRMNIHDSEDEQPFSPNTRDTTSPDCPDEEKERQLHSSSFSIHNVLKKERESNSPENVFSTDKLLQSTPNYEESRNSESVSPRLDEDEQNDRAEISIDEHSCCSDDTVLSVGNEAPVSSFDKSSDPQGLTSFRHIQTHLNAISQLSQNLTINQPLLLRPNPINPNPLMFINQPLLFQNPLLNQVDLKSNVPRLSLPQNNIINPQFGVNYALRTRTDENRRYNCVKSPENDSDRDFINQSLKFSIDNILKADFGRRITDPLNKRKTLKTRHEVKSVPVKEMVSVQKELEARVPEVKPSEKGAIDLSKSDDSNPASSVGNSSSDGPMVWPAWVYCTRYSDRPSSA; this is encoded by the exons atggcGGCCGTCTCCGTTCATTTACAAGATCGTATGAACATCCACGACAGCGAAGATGAGCAACCGTTCTCGCCAAACACGAGAGATACGACAAGCCCGGACTGTCCGGACGAAGAGAAAGAAAGACAACTACATTCATCTTCTTTCTCCATTCATAACGTCCTCAAAAAAGAACGAGAAAGCAATAGTCCCGAAAACGTCTTCTCTACTGATAAATTGCTACAAAGCACACCAAATTATGAAGAATCTAGAAACTCTGAAAGTGTTAGTCCAAGATTAGATGAAGATGAACAGAATGATAGAGCAGAAATTAGTATAGATGAACATTCGTGTTGTAGTGATGATACTGTCCTCTCAGTAGGCAACGAAGCACCTGTGTCTAGTTTTGATAAGTCCTCTGATCCACAAGGGCTTACATCATTTAGGCATATACAAACCCATTTGAACGCTATCTCACAGTTAAGTcaaaacttaacaataaatCAGCCACTACTTCTCCGACCAAATCCAATTAACCCAAACCCACTCATGTTTATAAATCAGCCATTATTATTCCAAAACCCTTTGCTAAATCAAGTTGATCTCAAATCCAACGTACCTAGACTATCATTACCTCAGAACAATATAATTAACCCGCAGTTTGGAGTAAACTACGCACTACGTACAAGAACAGATGAAAATCGACGATACAACTGTGTTAAATCACCAGAGAATGACTCTGACCGGGATTTTATAAACCAGAGTTTAAAGTtcagtatagataatatattaaaagctGATTTTGGTAGAAGAATAACTGATCCTTTGAACAAGCGTAAGACATTGAAAACACGGCATGAAGTAAAGAGTGTTCCTGTTAAGGAAATGGTGAGTGTGCAAAAAGAATTAGAAGCTAGAGTTCCCGAAGTCAAGCCTAGTGAAAAAGGGGCGATTGATTTATCCAAATCAGATGATAGTAATCCAGCCTCAAGCGTAG GCAATAGTAGCAGTGATGGGCCCATGGTGTGGCCAGCCTGGGTGTACTGCACGAGGTACAGCGACAGACCAAGCTCTG CATGA